The following is a genomic window from Blattabacterium cuenoti.
AATAAAAAAATTTTACATATTTATTATTTTTTATTTTTACTAATTTTTTTAAATATTTAATAGATAATTTTCTATCTATATTTGGTTGACAAAAATAATAAAATGCATCAGAAGGAAAATATTGTAATATTTTTTTAACATTTTTATCTTTTACAAATCCTAATACTAAATGTAATTTGTCATAAAATTCTTTTTTTAATTGTTGAGTAATTATTTTTATTCCTTCTTCATTATGTGCTATATCACAAATAATTTTTGGATTTAATTGTAAAATTTGCCAACGACCTTTAATACACGTATTTTTATTAACATTGAGAAACCCATTTTTTATAGATTTATTAGAAATAATAATATTTTTTTTATTTATTAACAAGTTAACAATGCTTAACACAAGTTGTTTATTATAATTTTGATAAATTGATTCACATGGAATTGTATACATGGATATATTTTTTCGTTTTTTTATAAAATAAATTGGAGCATTTTTATTAAATGCTTCTTGTAAAAGAATACGTTTAATATGATTTTTACAAAATCCAATAATAACTGATGTATTATTTTTAATAATTCCAGCTTTTTCTAAAGCAATTTTGGATAAACTATTGCCTAAAATTTTTGTATGATCTTTACTTATATTTGTAATCACAGAAATTTCTGGAATTATTATATTTGTTGAATCTAAACGCCCACCTAACCCTGTTTCTATAATTGCCATAAATACTTTTTTATTCTTAAAATATTCAAAAGCTAAACCAGTATTAAGTTCAAAAAAAGAAATTTTTTCTTTTTCTATAATTTTTTTATTTTTTTTAATAAATTCTATAATAAAGTTTTTATCAATTAATTTACCATTACAAGAAATTCTTTCTCTAAAATTTATTAAGTGAGGAGAAGTGAATAATCCAATATTATATTTTTCTTCTTGCAGTATAGAATATAACATATGTGCAGTAGATCCTTTTCCATTTGTTCCAGCTATATGAATGCTTTTAAAATAATTTTGTGGATGGCCTAAATAAGAACAAAAATTATGAATTCTTTCTAATCCAGGTTTATAATAATTTTTTTCTTTATCTTGATAAGAAGGAAAACGATTAAATATCCATTGAATAGTTTCAGTATAATTCACTATTTATAATTTTTTTATAAAAAATCACTAAATTTACGATTTTTAAACTAAAAATTATATTAAAAATTTGAATTTTATTGAAAGAATAATAGAGGAAGATATTAAACAAGGATTACCTATCCATAATATTAAATTTAGATTTCCTCCAGAACCAAATGG
Proteins encoded in this region:
- a CDS encoding bifunctional folylpolyglutamate synthase/dihydrofolate synthase, whose translation is MNYTETIQWIFNRFPSYQDKEKNYYKPGLERIHNFCSYLGHPQNYFKSIHIAGTNGKGSTAHMLYSILQEEKYNIGLFTSPHLINFRERISCNGKLIDKNFIIEFIKKNKKIIEKEKISFFELNTGLAFEYFKNKKVFMAIIETGLGGRLDSTNIIIPEISVITNISKDHTKILGNSLSKIALEKAGIIKNNTSVIIGFCKNHIKRILLQEAFNKNAPIYFIKKRKNISMYTIPCESIYQNYNKQLVLSIVNLLINKKNIIISNKSIKNGFLNVNKNTCIKGRWQILQLNPKIICDIAHNEEGIKIITQQLKKEFYDKLHLVLGFVKDKNVKKILQYFPSDAFYYFCQPNIDRKLSIKYLKKLVKIKNNKYVKFFYSVKDAFSNAKYNSKQQDLILISGSTFTVSEILLNFFM